The following are from one region of the Acidobacteriota bacterium genome:
- a CDS encoding terminase family protein, which translates to MVEPAFFAKRFLGAELHDGQRRWLAESSARENVLVTGNRWGKSFVSAVKLIHHAIYRPRRLEFDRCGRYRAVVASITQDQANLTFNQVVRFIRRSPLLESLVTASSRSGHPSLTFGNGASIEARSTQNRGEYLLGNDYDLFIFDEVAFETDPEYVVEEVIMMRLADRAGRLDLVSTPNGRNWFYRRVREIERRKRPGYVQSGDSRENGFVSRDYLDERVRYFNEARLKQNIMGQFVDSGGEILPGRYVDRALEKAAGVSEPVTAARRSYLSGWDLARKRTATVGVTVELVDGVARVVRLERFRRFDWMVVIEKVKARQRMYPGRLIIDATGLGDVVVEQLAEYNPEAVVFTPAVKAELLTNVELFHARDAVSYDRWEMPDGTGGVWSLEDELRQARWDQNSDCDALMALALALWPLRKRSRPQIRPRLARV; encoded by the coding sequence ATGGTCGAGCCGGCCTTCTTCGCCAAGCGCTTTCTCGGCGCAGAGCTTCATGACGGCCAGCGGCGGTGGCTGGCTGAATCCTCGGCCCGCGAAAACGTTCTCGTGACCGGTAATCGCTGGGGCAAGTCATTTGTCTCGGCGGTAAAACTGATTCACCATGCGATATACCGTCCCCGGCGGCTGGAGTTCGACCGTTGCGGCCGCTACCGGGCCGTCGTGGCATCGATCACGCAGGACCAGGCCAACCTGACCTTCAACCAGGTGGTGCGGTTCATTCGGCGTTCGCCCCTTCTCGAGTCGCTGGTGACGGCAAGTTCCCGGAGCGGACACCCGAGCCTCACCTTCGGTAACGGTGCGTCGATTGAAGCTCGATCCACCCAGAACCGAGGGGAGTACCTGCTGGGCAATGACTATGATCTGTTCATTTTCGATGAGGTTGCGTTCGAGACCGATCCGGAGTACGTGGTCGAGGAGGTCATCATGATGCGGCTGGCCGACCGGGCGGGACGGCTGGATCTCGTCTCAACGCCGAACGGCAGGAACTGGTTCTACCGTCGCGTAAGGGAGATCGAACGGAGGAAACGGCCCGGATACGTTCAGTCCGGGGACAGTAGGGAAAACGGTTTCGTCTCGCGCGACTATCTGGACGAGCGCGTCAGGTATTTCAACGAGGCCCGTCTCAAACAGAACATCATGGGTCAGTTCGTGGATTCGGGCGGTGAGATCCTGCCGGGCAGGTACGTTGATCGCGCCCTGGAGAAGGCTGCCGGGGTATCGGAACCGGTCACCGCCGCGCGGCGCTCTTATCTTTCCGGATGGGACCTGGCGCGCAAGCGGACGGCTACGGTCGGCGTGACCGTCGAACTGGTCGACGGTGTTGCGAGAGTCGTAAGGCTGGAGCGTTTCAGGCGGTTTGACTGGATGGTGGTAATCGAGAAGGTCAAGGCTCGTCAGCGGATGTATCCGGGGCGACTGATCATCGATGCCACCGGCCTGGGTGACGTCGTCGTCGAGCAACTGGCGGAGTACAATCCGGAGGCGGTGGTGTTCACGCCCGCCGTGAAAGCGGAACTGCTGACCAACGTTGAGCTTTTCCATGCCCGTGACGCTGTTTCTTATGATCGGTGGGAGATGCCGGACGGAACAGGAGGGGTGTGGTCGCTGGAGGATGAACTGCGGCAGGCACGCTGGGATCAAAACAGTGACTGCGATGCTCTCATGGCTTTGGCCCTGGCGCTCTGGCCGTTGAGAAAGCGTAGTCGGCCCCAGATCCGGCCGCGGCTGGCCCGAGTCTGA
- a CDS encoding PEP-CTERM sorting domain-containing protein, with protein MKIFLFFAMACVILILGSPASQAYVYTFNPGPADLQDLNEYNAYTWGIDWQSDEEIREVVLTFRGIADYRVEDNDFLYIHLLDDAQIGTLRIFDRDATADFFSGQGILIDAWSDPLGGGPGIDLTYTFSDLGLIDLFSTYAADGRFGFAFDSDCHYFNDKVELTVTTAVPEPATLILLGLGLVGLGALRRK; from the coding sequence ATGAAGATATTCCTCTTCTTCGCTATGGCCTGCGTGATTCTCATTCTCGGTTCCCCGGCGTCTCAGGCGTACGTGTACACGTTCAACCCCGGTCCGGCCGATCTCCAGGATCTCAATGAGTATAATGCCTACACGTGGGGTATAGACTGGCAGTCCGATGAGGAAATCAGGGAGGTTGTACTGACCTTCAGGGGCATTGCTGATTACCGCGTTGAGGACAATGACTTTCTATACATTCATCTATTGGACGACGCCCAGATCGGCACACTTCGTATATTTGATCGTGACGCCACCGCCGACTTCTTTTCCGGCCAGGGTATACTCATCGACGCATGGTCGGATCCCCTGGGTGGCGGCCCCGGAATAGACCTGACCTATACTTTCAGCGACCTGGGACTGATCGACTTGTTCAGCACCTATGCGGCTGACGGCAGGTTTGGCTTTGCCTTTGACTCGGACTGTCACTATTTCAATGACAAGGTTGAGCTTACCGTGACGACCGCGGTGCCGGAGCCCGCGACTTTGATCCTTCTTGGCCTGGGTCTTGTCGGACTGGGAGCCTTGCGGCGTAAGTAA
- a CDS encoding PEP-CTERM sorting domain-containing protein (PEP-CTERM proteins occur, often in large numbers, in the proteomes of bacteria that also encode an exosortase, a predicted intramembrane cysteine proteinase. The presence of a PEP-CTERM domain at a protein's C-terminus predicts cleavage within the sorting domain, followed by covalent anchoring to some some component of the (usually Gram-negative) cell surface. Many PEP-CTERM proteins exhibit an unusual sequence composition that includes large numbers of potential glycosylation sites. Expression of one such protein has been shown restore the ability of a bacterium to form floc, a type of biofilm.): MMIYRRNPSQPLKWLVALIIFGLALGVTFDTVDGFNLPGNNSQSSDQNQVDQTQKPPKSPPQADQTAQMPPGDGDGITNPPERDPGAPTNVPEPTTLLLLAGGLGAIYLLRRRKA, translated from the coding sequence ATGATGATTTACAGACGAAACCCCAGCCAGCCGCTCAAGTGGCTTGTCGCCCTGATAATTTTCGGTCTGGCTCTGGGGGTTACCTTCGACACCGTCGACGGATTCAACCTGCCCGGTAACAATTCCCAGAGCTCTGATCAGAACCAGGTCGATCAAACTCAGAAACCCCCGAAGTCGCCGCCCCAGGCCGATCAAACGGCACAGATGCCGCCCGGTGACGGCGACGGGATTACTAACCCGCCGGAGCGCGATCCCGGCGCACCTACTAACGTCCCGGAGCCGACCACCTTGCTGCTGCTGGCCGGAGGACTTGGCGCCATCTATTTGCTGCGGCGAAGAAAAGCTTAG